CCGATTCATGAATACAATGGAATATAAATCATCAAAGAACAGTTGAAAGGCAGAAAGAACAATAGGAATATGCAAATATGACCACTCTTTCAAGCAGAGTTTCAGAATACTTCTTCTCCCCTGCCTAGACAAGTATATCCATGTATTGTATACCAGATACTGATATGATACTTTCAGATACAACACAGATACCTTATCTAGATGTACCCTATATGAATGCATGCTTATGTTGTATACAATATGTCCAGATATGGTACCACAACATCTAAAAGATCCCCAATCCAATTTTTACCAGGTCTGGTCCAAAATTTGAGGTTATGTTCAATGTTTATCTGCTGATAAGTCTTTGGCCAGCGTATGTTTGGATGGGTTTGATTggactttgtttttctttttggttgGTTTTGAAGTATATGCAAGATTTTTGAATATTACATAAAAGAGATTGCTGATTTAACATAACAAATTGCATAACACATAAGGTAGATAATCAAAAAACCTTCTTTTTGCTTAAAAGAGCAATGAACACACCATTAATCTGTGCCCATTGGTCTGATGTAAATTTACAGCCAATAGAAATATAGAAATCAGATCCAAATAATGTTAAAGCCCTAAATGCATTCTAGGGTTTAAAATCCTTCAACCCAAAATGGAGCGGCTGACTAAAATAGAGCTGGAAATAGATAATAATGACCTCTAGtgttgatattaattagggaatggcggattccaattgccttgggcaacattggaatccgcccaaaagGGCTGGCCCCTTTCCTCAAACGTGTAGGGCAGAACCCTATACCTCACGCCAACCTTAAAACCTCGCCTCACAAACTTAAACACTCAATGTGTTGataaatagggccgaccctattcaTAAGGCATTTAAGGAAAAATATAATTAAGGTTAATTATAAAGAAAGCCGACCTATCTAAATGGTTTCGCTCCTCATATAAGTAAAGGTAAGAACTCATTGTTATTCATTAAATTCAGTCAGCTTATTCATTCATGCGAAACCTACATGCCTGCCTAAATGTGAACTTCAGGGAGACACATGACATCTACACTTACAACAATCTACATCTGCCATTAGGAAGTGCGAAATCCATCATGAGGAGTCAGCGAATTCCTTGAAGGTCTGCAATCTAGGTTATACTCAGCAAATTCCTTGAAGATCTGCACAGCGAATTCCTTGaagctaagttaccggttccggttcggtttcgggttcggattcgggtacgggTTCGCGGattcgcaaaaaaaaaaaaaaaatttgggtacgggtacgggttcatccgtacatatatatatatatattttaattttttttaatatatatatatatatatatatatatatgttcaaacttcaaacatcaaaattatatatgttcacagttcaaacatacaaatatgaaacatcaaacatacaatgtaactttcccatacaatgatacatagatgataacagataaatcataaatccataattgccaatgccaataaatattctgatattgatatatcataaatcataaatgtaatatcatattcataatttgcaaaaaagataatattcaagtttcaagtttcaaaacgtgaaaatgtcatgacacaataaagtataaagttaaacattcaaattacaagccatctatgggatttaaattccatattcatcttcatctgaagcatcCAACCCAAACTCAcggtcatcaagtggttcaaattcagcatcaattgaaccaatatcaaatggaatgccactcccactagctatgtctctctcaaattccataaccgcctcgtctatagagacttggcaaagttgtgcaactgtagcatctaaatcagcacactcaggggctagatcccaattccttgttacaccctcactatattcagggtccttatgtgacaacaaacgaaggttggagtgtacgtagaccaaatcctcagctttctttgcacccaaatgattacgtttgactgagtggatgaaggagtatgtactccaattccgctcagctgaagaagaacttgcaacctgttaaaagttaaaacataattagaaatttacaaattaaaattataaaataaaaaaatgatagcatcaaatggaattggaaaactataaaaataaaaaataaaaagatacatacttgggagttaagtttaattgcaagaggctgcaagtaaatggagccttgaccatgtacataccaccactcatcagcatccatcccatatctagcatTAAGAGCTACAACATTATGATTTTTTGCagatacaaattggccaaactccctcatgacaatatttcttgtctcctcatcttgatatatctttttaaaggcagccctatagccagaagcaacctctgcatctctatatggtggcaccctccttggtgttgcaagcatctctgcactataaaattttggcgtcaaagcaaatgctaagagatgcaagggggtggtcatcttgttccaacggtcaacaacaattttctgcacaactttgaaaaatgtttccgttgggtcattttcttttctatttattacttcttttattttttccaccatgcaatccatgccatcataaatctcgcccaaacatgggcgatcagtatcagcatacctgatcatgctcatgatgggctcagtgaaattcaaaacatattccacatcatcccaccatttctcactaaggatcaatgctcttacttttaTAGCTCTTTCTGTGTGGGactgcttccatacactccacaagctgttgatgaccatagaactcaaggcgTCTCGCACCTTcagaagtcgtcttaagacgagcgtgtgagatgcaaatcgtgtttcagcaacctaacatgacataacaaaatacacaacatatatcaaatgcaagtctataaaaaatacaaatttaaaactaaaaaattaaaaaataaaatttaaaattagtaattataaattaccttcaacaactccaacttggagaaggtcctgaaaatggcttgtgacatatgatgattagtcacaaacatttgaatctcctcgcccTCCGCATATAgttttttcacccaatcaatttgtgtgccaagcttttgcatgattaaaaagatgtgaccatatgtagcctccactatagtccctgctgccctacaatttttagcattgtcagttacaacttggacaacattttgaggccccaccatgtcaatgcattctatcaagatattggcaatgaaacttgcatctttcacttgcccctcacaatccactgctttcaaaaacattgcccctttaggacacactgctataacattgatcaatggcctatttttacaatctttccatccatcagaaacaatggtcacacctgtttcctgccatgtatctttgatgaccTTCAACTGTAACTCTATggatgctttctcctttgccaataaggtggttctcaccttttcataccctggacaaacataatcagaaggtgtattgcaaagagtatgcaccatgtcccgaaagtaaggtgatctaacaaggttgaaaggaagcccattgccataaaggcaacgtgcaattttggaatctgcaa
This genomic stretch from Cryptomeria japonica chromosome 8, Sugi_1.0, whole genome shotgun sequence harbors:
- the LOC131857418 gene encoding uncharacterized protein LOC131857418; translated protein: MDADEWWYVHGQGSIYLQPLAIKLNSQVASSSSAERNWSTYSFIHSVKRNHLGAKKAEDLVYVHSNLRLLSHKDPEYSEGVTRNWDLAPECADLDATVAQLCQVSIDEAVMEFERDIASGSGIPFDIGSIDAEFEPLDDREFGLDASDEDEYGI